In one Silene latifolia isolate original U9 population chromosome 10, ASM4854445v1, whole genome shotgun sequence genomic region, the following are encoded:
- the LOC141607700 gene encoding uncharacterized protein LOC141607700, translating into MSQQHGLNTKDKLYRLNISSDNLCCICGIEEETTSHLFFKCQFSKEIMLRIQTWVGISMPQARNYDWRGNAKLSRLKVGILNSIMNAATYHVWRQRNGCRHEMKLIRPEACVTMIQYEIRTKIEQHIAGKLARRDLKWIEQIM; encoded by the coding sequence ATGTCCCAGCAACACGGGCTCAACACCAAAGACAAACTATATCGACTCAATATCAGCAGTGATaacctctgctgcatctgtggaATTGAGGAGGAAACAACCAGTCACTTGTTCTTTAAATGCCAGTTTAGTAAAGAAATCATGTTGCGTATTCAGACCTGGGTTGGTATAAGTATGCCTCAGGCCAGAAACTATGACTGGAGAGGAAATGCCAAACTGTCAAGACTGAAGGTGGGCATTCTGAACAGCATCATGAACGCTGCTACTTACCACGTGTGGAGGCAAAGGAATGGCTGCAGACATGAAATGAAACTCATAAGGCCTGAAGCCTGTGTGACCATGATTCAATACGAAATCAGGACTAAAATCGAGCAACATATCGCAGGCAAGCTAGCTAGGAGGGACCTTAAATGGATTGAACAAATCATGTAA